The following are from one region of the Salvelinus fontinalis isolate EN_2023a chromosome 5, ASM2944872v1, whole genome shotgun sequence genome:
- the LOC129855744 gene encoding uncharacterized protein C4orf54-like, whose protein sequence is MEAVEKTLTYRDNTGPYRKLLPGNKYKDKCNPKTKSDESNYVDLDDLIDMKSEVTKTVKVAFTGDGNQLAVFKCNSDTSGERSPGIHEIDDNVDHIYEEKSKDKSADRPVSEDPPMDTSLTEFNSNVDLENDNMTELQSEIVPRDYNVPSECEELQYTDMYLNSKTESEDCESVVLSDHCAPDTVIDESHYITTHEIQLTELDHDVDYDFGRGSCWDIEDDNLVYSFVDYASFESDETTEGTLIGLVDGRSQAKVKSSKAQYNNVHQSVAGCAVVSTESEFCDSDKCPSSDESICKNQNGSGNSAGQIQLSIKTSSRAINDYNNIIENENICYHTKHVGDRSHFFFTSIDARAEALRDRSQYFIPAPGRQHFATKLRGKDVNEYSSGASSSISELDDADKEVRNLTAKSFRSLACPYFDAIHLSTSSESSMSEYGLGLNKWSAFVDLKYGNMSQGKEQNLIAHKSATATFEMSKNADYKSINGIAISSKKGPQTNMFSLNTKRSSPQHASSSTQNVELTGPFEPGCEVITLTKTLDFRCNVEAGSPERGKPPEYSENASGARSMDEVPGTLPAESGYEVSYQHSDAGDSMEGPHKKASFASSLLKNVISKKMQFEQERKMERGEIRDTHPTHSPCFQCKDQDGVRERDTEKGVHSQTSESGSGYTSNSSDEQGAVDLRHNSCDPKEELTEALESFQTINEARLDFQKDACEPTRGSLSHSQNSAFKSWRDGEPEPQEKHEIPTILDGTPPTTDNTGERELDSRAVSSKLTKLSHLFVPSSQLLPKENKLKEQVSDSTLVGAQKEQRGYGERKFRPDNNAGIVKGSKAPEIKISLRSVKENKCNPLNIDNLLTPNISYPIKSAGDSKCQVLPASDRVPHFTVRDIRDNKCKFQTPIHQVRDVRKLVKSSYRLVSVDNSESKGAVATAAASLHEDNKASKKEPDKKLPPSSIVIKCQSVNTNSSTKQRVLVTEAPKRRQIENDRSSPKPSPECAKNESMSLHRATGRPPIGFAKQPNTDQSEAKQKQEKKVEAGERKPESKIPKQVALEKLKAAVKTMEQLYVFDRNEWKRKSQAPWPITDSHVLSLIAREEHGGPEELGAAGGRERLSTAINTDRLPETCNLQEEKGCLRIIHVPFTEDTFKTQSQQSKTFSNKSVFHLGNSIKTAVSSSSSDCCNGPQTCSPSHATSMGKSISSKTPKAPLSLKISPPKRALLDRGRFKSSHTTETPPQPIKSGNPDSENYLTIPVEGGSVGQMKLPIQEQVYPSSPAASQPGITDTKRHKHNSIQSLKRAPVVIETQPPDTPTTATIYHHSLPVVKQGTPQPQVFCFSPSISPLPTTPSVGDPFQRTQRKMLFDPTTGQYYLVDTPIEPVTQCLFDPEMGQYVDMPMPMPQRQLVTTMSVSPLALNPGGVYAPTYMIYPGFLSPTLAAQTVMAPQVATHMASQLEDESGETAQGKYTLVQEGNMMGAESPYYSATRESVPASVPVTLGHHLTTQGSAVTSEGKPAVISITSQQRPRIIAPPSFDGTTMSFVVEHR, encoded by the coding sequence ATGGAAGCAGTTGAGAAAACTCTCACTTACCGAGACAACACCGGACCTTATAGAAAGCTGCTCCCTGGAAATAAATACAAGGACAAGTGCAACCCTAAAACAAAAAGTGACGAATCCAATTATGTTGATTTGGATGACTTAATTGATATGAAATCAGAGGTCACAAAAACTGTTAAAGTGGCTTTTACCGGTGACGGTAACCAATTGGCGGTATTCAAATGCAACAGTGATACGTCCGGAGAGAGGAGCCCCGGGATTCACGAGATTGATGACAATGTGGATCATATCTATGAGGAAAAATCCAAGGACAAGTCAGCAGATAGGCCTGTATCGGAAGATCCCCCCATGGACACGTCTTTGACAGAATTTAACAGCAATGTGGACTTGGAGAATGACAATATGACAGAACTCCAGAGCGAAATTGTGCCTCGTGATTATAATGTCCCCAGCGAGTGTGAGGAGTTACAATACACTGACATGTATTTGAACAGTAAAACCGAATCGGAAGACTGTGAGAGCGTAGTATTGTCGGACCATTGTGCGCCTGATACCGTAATAGACGAATCGCACTACATTACAACGCACGAAATccaactgacagagcttgaccaTGATGTCGATTATGATTTTGGACGGGGAAGCTGTTGGGATATTGAGGACGATAATCTGGTTTATTCATTTGTGGATTATGCCTCTTTTGAAAGCGATGAAACAACAGAGGGGACTTTGATAGGCCTAGTGGATGGTAGGAGCCAGGCGAAAGTGAAAAGCAGTAAGGCGCAATATAATAATGTGCACCAAAGTGTTGCTGGTTGTGCAGTTGTCAGCACTGAGAGTGAGTTTTGTGACTCTGACAAATGCCCCAGCTCAGATGAAAGCATTTGTAAAAACCAAAACGGTAGTGGGAATTCGGCGGGGCAAATTCAACTGTCAATCAAGACCTCATCCAGAGCGATAAACGACTATAACAATATCATTGAGAATGAAAACATTTGTTATCATACCAAGCATGTGGGAGACAGGAGTCACTTCTTTTTTACAAGCATTGACGCCAGAGCGGAAGCCTTGCGCGATAGATCCCAATATTTTATCCCAGCCCCGGGACGCCAACACTTTGCAACTAAATTAAGAGGGAAAGATGTTAACGAATATTCCAGCGGTGCGTCAAGTTCGATAAGTGAACTGGACGACGCTGATAAAGAAGTGCGTAATTTAACCGCCAAATCATTTAGGAGTTTAGCATGTCCCTATTTCGATGCTATACATTTGAGCACTTCAAGTGAGTCTTCAATGTCAGAATATGGGCTTGGTTTAAACAAGTGGTCAGCTTTCGTTGACCTTAAATATGGTAACATGTCACAGGGCAAAGAGCAAAATCTAATCGCCCATAAGAGTGCAACTGCAACTTTTGAAATGAGCAAGAACGCAGACTATAAGAGTATAAATGGTATTGCCATAAGCAGTAAGAAAGGTCCCCAAACCAATATGTTTTCTTTGAATACAAAAAGATCTAGTCCACAACATGCATCTTCCTCTACCCAAAACGTAGAGCTTACAGGCCCATTTGAACCAGGCTGTGAGGTTATCACTTTGACAAAGACATTGGATTTTCGCTGTAATGTTGAGGCGGGGTCACCTGAACGCGGGAAGCCTCCCGAATATTCAGAAAATGCGTCAGGAGCACGTTCCATGGATGAAGTTCCCGGCACCTTGCCAGCAGAGTCAGGATACGAAGTGAGCTACCAACACAGTGACGCGGGTGATAGCATGGAAGGCCCACATAAGAAGGCAAGTTTCGCATCAAGTCtcttaaaaaatgtaatatccaaAAAAATGCAATTTGAACAGGAGCgcaagatggagagaggggagatacgGGACACGCATCCCACGCACTCCCCATGCTTTCAATGCAAGGATCAAGATGGGGtaagagagagggatacagagaaaGGCGTGCATAGTCAAACCTCAGAATCGGGTTCGGGATACACAAGCAATTCTTCTGATGAACAAGGGGCTGTGGACCTTAGACATAATTCTTGTGACCCCAAAGAAGAGCTTACTGAGGCATTAGAAAGCTTTCAGACTATAAATGAGGCACGATTAGATTTTCAAAAGGATGCATGCGAACCCACAAGAGGATCCCTGAGCCATAGCCAAAACAGCGCATTCAAATCATGGAGGGATGGTGAGCCAGAGCCCCAAGAGAAACATGAAATTCCTACCATTTTAGATGGGACACCCCCGACAACAGATAATACGGGGGAAAGGGAGTTAGACTCCAGAGCTGTAAGTAGCAAGCTAACTAAATTGTCACACTTGTTTGTTCCAAGTTCCCAGCTTCTCCCTAAAGAAAATAAATTGAAAGAACAGGTGTCAGACAGTACTTTAGTCGGTGCGCAAAAAGAGCAACGGGGGTACGGGGAGAGAAAGTTTAGACCTGACAACAATGCAGGAATCGTGAAAGGGTCAAAGGCACCCGAGATAAAAATAAGTCTGAGGAGCGTAAAAGAAAACAAATGCAATCCGCTAAATATTGACAACTTGTTAACCCCTAATATAAGTTATCCAATAAAGTCAGCAGGTGACTCCAAATGTCAGGTGCTGCCAGCGTCAGACAGAGTGCCACACTTTACGGTTAGGGATATAAGAGACAATAAGTGCAAGTTTCAGACGCCAATTCATCAGGTTAGAGACGTGCGTAAATTGGTCAAGAGTTCATATCGTTTAGTCTCAGTGGATAACAGCGAGAGTAAAGGCGCAGTCGCCACTGCTGCTGCCTCATTACACGAAGATAATAAAGCTTCTAAGAAAGAACCCGATAAGAAATTGCCTCCCTCTTCAATTGTAATAAAATGTCagtctgtaaatacaaatagcagtACTAAACAGCGTGTGCTTGTAACCGAGGCTCCAAAGCGGAGACAAATTGAGAACGATAGGTCATCCCCCAAACCATCTCCAGAATGTGCCAAAAATGAATCCATGTCACTGCACAGGGCGACGGGCAGACCTCCAATTGGCTTCGCTAAACAGCCCAACACAGATCAGTCCGAGGCTAAACAAAAGCAGGAAAAAAAGGTCGAGGCAGGTGAACGCAAACCGGAGTCGAAAATACCAAAACAGGTGGCATTAGAGAAACTAAAGGCGGCTGTTAAAACAATGGAACAGCTTTATGTTTTTGACAGAAATGAATGGAAGCGCAAGAGCCAGGCTCCCTGGCCTATTACAGACAGTCATGTTCTGTCACTTATTGCGAGAGAGGAGCATGGTGGCCCCGAGGAGCTAGGTGCAGCAGGTGGCAGAGAGAGGCTTAGTACAGCGATAAACACAGACAGGTTGCCAGAAACATGCAACCTTCAAGAAGAGAAAGGTTGTCTAAGAATAATCCATGTCCCATTCACAGAGGACACCTTTAAAACCCAGTCACAACAAAGTAAAACGTTTAGTAACAAAAGCGTGTTCCATTTGGGGAACAGCATTAAGACAGCTgtcagtagcagcagctctgATTGTTGCAATGGGCCACAAACCTGTTCTCCATCACATGCAACCTCTATGGGGAAAAGCATTAGCTCTAAGACCCCGAAAGCTCCACTGTCATTGAAAATATCCCCCCCAAAACGAGCCCTTTTGGACAGGGGAAGGTTCAAAAGCAGCCACACCACAGAGACTCCACCACAGCCCATCAAATCTGGCAACCCAGACTCTGAAAACTACTTAACAATACCTGTAGAAGGCGGGAGTGTCGGTCAAATGAAACTGCCCATTCAAGAGCAGGTATACCCAAGCAGCCCTGCCGCCAGTCAACCTGGCATCACCGACACCAAGAGACACAAGCATAATTCTATCCAGTCCCTCAAACGGGCCCCTGTTGTCATAGAGACGCAGCCCCCGGATACCCCCACTAccgccaccatctaccaccactcGCTACCAGTGGTCAAGCAAGGAACCCCCCAGCCGCAGGTGTTCTGCTTctccccctccatatcccccttgCCCACCACACCTTCGGTGGGAGACCCCTTCCAGCGCACCCAGAGGAAGATGCTCTTTGATCCCACCACCGGACAATACTACCTGGTAGACACGCCGATTGAGCCAGTCACCCAGTGTCTCTTCGACCCTGAGATGGGCCAGTATGTGGATATGCCCATGCCTATGCCGCAGCGGCAGCTAGTGACCACCATGTCCGTATCCCCCCTGGCACTGAACCCGGGAGGGGTGTACGCACCCACCTACATGATCTACCCGGGGTTCCTCTCACCCACACTTGCTGCCCAGACGGTGATGGCACCCCAGGTTGCAACCCACATGGCGTCCCAATTAGAGGACGAGAGCGGGGAGACGGCTCAAGGGAAATACACCCTGGTGCAGGAGGGTAACATGATGGGGGCAGAGAGCCCCTACTACAGTGCTACGAGAGAGTCAGTGCCGGCGTCAGTGCCCGTCACCTTGGgccaccacctcaccacccagGGGAGTGCGGTGACGTCAGAAGGGAAACCAGCGGTCATCAGCATCACTTCGCAGCAACGCCCGAGAATCATTGCACCGCCCTCCTTTGATGGGACGACCATGAGCTTCGTGGTGGAGCATCGGTAA